Part of the Triticum urartu cultivar G1812 chromosome 2, Tu2.1, whole genome shotgun sequence genome, atgtatagcttgtattttttGTCAGATTGGAGTGTACGCATTTGGTTGTACAGATGAATATGTTTGGACCATGAAGTTACAAATCCAATGCATTTTTTCTATAGTGTCGTTGACCattcaaatatatatatatatatatatatatatatgttttaATTCTAAAAAATTGATATATATGTTTTGTATAATTAGTTTATTTACAAAAAAGAACTCAAATTATAAGATATCCATCTTCCATCTTTCTTACCAAACATAAAATTAGCTACCCTTAACCACCTCTCAATTTGCAACCAAACACGAGAATAAGGATATCTCTAATCACATGGTTAGGTATATCCTTAGCCAGCTAACCTTGCCCACGAACCAAACGCTCCCGTAAATGCGCTCCTCCGGTCCTCTTCGCGCGGCCAATTTACTAGTACTACTCTACTTGATGCAGGTTAATTCGCCCTCTTATTTCTGTTTTAGAGCGTACGTACCCGTAAACTAGGCCATCTCTAGCGCGTGTATACAGTGAGAAATACTCCCAACTCCCAAGGATGTAATCCAACTGACCATGCATACGCCAACACGATCACTTTGAGCTAATAATAATCAAATTGGAATTTTTTTTTCCGGAGAAGTTGGTGACAAACTGACGATATCGGCaggtagctagctagctagggATAGCACACAACCCAATACAATCGAAACAGACCCAAAACTCTACCTGCAGCAGCTACATACAGTACGTACTCCACAGTGCAGGagattaattaataattaaccaATCATTTAATTTTTTCTTCTTCATACTTTCCCACACCTCCTATCCTAATTCATAAGTACTGATTAAGAACAGTACATGCATCTTATAACGAATGTTCCAACAGGAAAGGGAAGTGCCCTCCGAGCTTATGATGGAGTAGCTAGCTGAGCTGACAAGAGAGGAGACGATGATGATGAGGTGCATGGTATTGCTTGCTTAGCCGAAGAATCCGGTGTTGCTCCAGACGGCGTCGCGCACCCGGCTGAGGTCGCGCCCTTTCAGCGTCCTCCCCACGCCCTCGAACACCGACGGCGCAGCCGTGCCGCGCCCGCTGCTCCGTGCCTGGGCCTGCAGGTACTCGTGCGGCGCCATCCACTCCCCCTCCTCCTCACGGCAGCTCACGCCGTAGCCGTGCTGTTCGCCGCCAGACCCAGCCGGGAACCTGGCCGCCGGCCACTCGGGCACCCTGACAGGCGCCGAGCTCGCCACGTGATGATGGTGGCGCCCGGCCGGCGTGGACGCCGTTGCCTCGAACGCCAGCGACAGGCCCCCTGCGGTCCACCGCCCGCGACGGTCCTGCTCAGGTTGCCTGGCGCTGCCGGTGGAGCGGTTGGAGTCGGGCGCAGGCGCCGCGAGCACCGACCAGACGTCCTCCTCGTCGAGGTCGGCGAGGTGATCGGCGGCGCCGGCGACGTGGTGACCGCTGGCCTGGACGGGGTAGAGCAGCCGCTCTGATCCGTACCTGCAGCTGCGGCCCTTCCCCATGGATCGATATCACTGGTTGGCTAGCTAGCTAGCTTCGGGAAACTGGAATCAACTagctccctccctccctccctccgtATATATGAAAGGATGGATGGCAAGCAAAGCAAAGAAAAGAAACGAAACGAAGAATCTTTGCTACTGGCTAGCTAGAGATGAAACGAATGATTGAAGCTTTTTAATCAACTCACACAAAGCCTACTATATATACTGTCTGCCGTGTACACAAAACCAACTTTCCCCCCCAAAAAAAGTTTAAGGAAAAAATGAGAGCAAGGCTACGAGTAGGCCCTGTGGATGGGAAGAACTCCACTCAATGGAGTGGAATGGAATCCATGGGCGGGCAGCCGCTATATATATACAGCCGAGCGGGGCGCAACTTGCTGTGTAGGATCTCCGTGTGCGCGAGGCAGTTTGGGCGGCCGTGACGTCGGCACAGCAGCGAGGTGAGATGGAGACGAGCTGCCCACGTGACTGCCAGCATGGTGTGGGCCCGCAGGCGTAACCTGTTGTGACCTCACACGTGTCCGTTTGTCCACCTGGGCCCACGGAGTTGCCAGCTACATGGTGCCACGTACGACTCAGGGTGGACCCCCGCGCGCATGTCACCAGGCAATGCGTGCATTGCATTCTCGTCCTTTTCCACCCGGGACCGAGAGGACGCATGCTGCATGCatgctgcatgcatgcatgcatgtagtATTCTACTCACAGGTTCATACAGTACATACAACATGTCAAAATACAAATAAAAAAAAGTTCATACATACGAATATACAAAAAATATACAAAAAAAAGGGGGTTCATTCATACAAGTAGTAGTACAATTTGAGTCGGGGTTAATTTTAAAAATTGTTGTGGGCTACTGATGTGGTGACATCCTTATGTAATCATGAACAGACGCACTTGGAAAAGACGACGAGTGTAAGGGTTTAAAACAGGGGCACGCACACAACACATTGGACGGTTCACAGGGTGCAAGGACCACCGGTCGTCATGAGTGAGCCCCTTTTGTCTTAATTTGAGTGCATAGCTAGCTAGCAGTACACATCTACTACGTGTTTCTTTTGGCTCTTGGCTTATCTCTCTCGACAATCTTCCATCATCAACGTACTTACTAAGTGACAAACGACATTTCATGTGAACTGAGTATACACATGCAAGCCAGCTAGCTAGCTCTTCACTGCAAACACACGAATTGCAAATGGCTAGAGACTAACATTGGATTTTTGACATGCATGGTGTGTCTGATTTTAAACTTCAAATTAGAGCAGGAGTTGGAATGTCAAAAACtatcttgtactccctccataTAAAAGCGTTCAtgacgctcttatatttctttacggagggagtatgtatATAAAACCTAATAATTATGAGGGCCCCAATGAAAAAACAATTTGCACCAGCCCATGAACATCTAACATGCGTACATTAAGTGCAAATGTACCAATGCTACGGCCTACAACCCGGATGATCTCTCAAACTAACGCTCGCTTATCTTCCTCCACAAAACGTGCTTGGCCCTGTCGCCCCGTCTATTCGCATGAACCACCGCGGCCTCCAATCGCAAGTCATCTCCTACGCGGAAATTGATGATTCCGTCTATTCGTAAATTGATGATTCCATCTGCAGTTCCGATCTGCAAGTGACACTAAAGTCCATCTACCCACCTAATTGATCCAATGGAGCAAGAGATTTAGGGGTGTTTGGTTTCAGGGACTTTTTTgtgttgggactagaaaaagtccctaGCAAACCAAACAAGATGAGATTTTTTTGGTGCTTTTTGCTAAAAGTACTTAGAAGCACCTCCTTGAGAGTCTTTTTCAAAAAGTCTTAGGaactagaaaaagtcctaggactagagaaccaaacaccacctTAACAACCTAAATTCCTGCTCTTTTTTATCTTAGGATTTGATTAATTTTTTCGACAAAGGACATTTCATTATCTTAAGATTTGTTTAATGTGTTGATATTTTTTTATAATTGCTTATTTAGTTATGATGCATCGGCTAATACGATTCTTATTTATGTGAGTTTACAAAAAAAATATACACACATTAATTAGTATGAGCCATTTATTTTGAGAGGTATATTAAGATAATTCAAAACAGTGCCGGTCTAATCTGCACCTGGTGAGCAGTAAAAACacaaaaaaatagcaaaaaaaaccCTAATTGTTTTTGCCATGCAAGATGCTCAGGTGCGTGATGCCAGTGCATATTTTTGAGGTGTCTGGACATTCAAGGACCTCGTGCAAAAAAGAAAAAATCAGCCGCCAAACAGTGCTTTTTTAAAATGTTTCTCAAACACTCAGaatttgttttttctttttttaccACGATCTCCTCGAATGTCCAAACTTCATCAATTTTGCACGGACATCACGCACATAAGTATCTTGCATGCCAAAAAATACATCattttttcgaaaaaaaattccTGCTATTTTTGTCGATTTTACTGTTTATCAGCAAAAACATCTGAGCTCGGGAGGCAAAACGTCCGGTATATTAGTACTACTTCGTTCTTGGATGGATGCACCAGTGCTACTTGTACGTGTTGACAATGATGATCTTTCTTCCTGGCTTCACCCCTGCAAGACATGCATAGCCAAAGGCAAAGAAACAAAATATAATTGCCAATAAAACTTCGGCGAAATACATGGCAGGGGATTATAGACGAACGGAACAATGGAGACGTCTGGAACAGTAGTGTTGTGATCGACTGGGCGGAATGGCAGGTACAGGTGAAGTGTGTGTAGCTATCGGGACAAAAGCAAGCTTCAGCCCTATCCACCAACATGTCTGGCTAGCTGTGTGCTGTGTGGTCTCCTCCTATAATCAGTTGCCCATTCACATCAAGCACACTATTTGGAATTAGGCACAATCATGATCCGTCATTGTCTTGGAACACAGCCATATATATGTAGAAAAAATGTACTACTATATTTGAGCATTATTGGCCACTCCAGACCGAGTGCAAATACTCTCTATATAAACTAATATAAGATTCTCATAAAAAAGACTAATATAAAATCTTTTAGATCACTAACAAAGGGAGTATTTGCTATTTTGCAGCTACTCCTATACTTCATTATATGTGAACGTATACTCTTTCTATAATTTTTTTGAACACTATACTCTTTCCATAATACCAAACTGTTATAGGTTAATGGCCATGCAGTTTTACTAATTTAATTGTCCTTCTTTTTCATGAGAAAATTGGTAACCGCGCACTGGAACTCGCAGCTGGACGTTGGATCCTCTGACTTTACAATCCCTGTCATACCCTGCCTTTGAgtcactgacaggtgggccccatgcTCTGTGTGATCCATGTGTCAGTGACTCAAAGGTAGGCTAGGCCACAACAGGGGATCCTCGTCCGAACTCGCAAGGGTTAGCAATCCACGTATTCTCTGCAATGATCAAAGAAGCTTCCACAAGTCGCAATGATGAATCAATATTTCATTGGCGCATATAAAAGATTTGAAAAGTAAAATAGTCTTACACGATAATTATAAGTGAACAAGATTCCATAGGCTACATCACATCATGGACAACATTGATATACTAGCAATTAAAGTTAATTTGTAGGTAATGTTGTTGTCTAGCAGTAGCTCATGACCGGACAACCAAACCTACACATACCACTGATTTATAACCGAAAAATGATTTCCCCTCGCTTTAGATTATAAAGCAATTTCCACCGAACACATGATAACTGCTGGGGCCAACAACTCATCAagcccaaaagaaaaaaaagactAAATGCCAACAATGGCAGCTTGACAAAGCATAGATGATCCGCCACCGATGCACCCTCTGGATTCGTCCTACCGCACACCAAGGCTTTGCTCCACCGCGTGCCAAGCAGCACCTCCAAGAAGGGATGCGACGTCGACGACGCTGCTGTCCGAACATATCCTTGGGTTTCCCCTGGTACGCGGAACGGAGTGGGGATGGGCAACACCGACGCCCTTCATGAAGGAAAGGTGGCACCCGCAGGCGCCACTGTGTCGGAGCAGGAAGAACCCGCAGGGATATCTCCCGCATCCCAACCACCACTACCTGCCGACTGGAGCCAACCATCCATCTTGACCCGCCAGCTTACGCCACCACAGCCTTGAGATCATCCATGCCGCCTCACTGAGAACGCCATCACGAGGCCTAGAGGGTGGAGAAAGGGACGTCAGGAGACAGGAGGGGCAGCACCGGAGCCGAGCCAGAGGGAACCACCTCCACCGCCATTGTGCAGGATGCCTGTGCCTTCCGCAATGTCGTGGTAGCCGGACGGACGCGGCAAGAACGACACACCAGGCCACCCGGGCCCGGCCGAGCCCATCTTGGGCTCGCAAAGCCGCTGCCACCCCGCTGCAGCCAGTTGACAGCAGCGCCGCCAGCACCCAGCCGCCCTACACCCCACACCACCTCCAGGGATCACCGCCGCCGATGGAGAAGCCGCCGGCCCACCCCAGCCCAGAAGGGGCCCGAAAGGGCCCAGATCTGCGCCAGACTAGCACCGCCACCCCGCACCACCACGTCGATCCGCCGCCAATGACGGCGTCACCGCGCAGTCGACCCCCAACACGCGCGCCGGGTCGCCCCGCCACCGCGCCGGACCACTGCCGCCTAGGAGCACCACCCAACACCACTCCGCCTCGCGCAGGAGGGACACCGGGAGGGGAAAAGCAgcgggccgccgccgccgcccgggcaGAGCCCGACGACGCACGCCGACGACGGCTGGAGGAGGTTGGGTGGAGGGGCCGctggggaggaagggagaagggcGTGGCCGGCCGCCCGAGGGGGACGGATGCAGTCACgagagggggggagggggagaaTTAAGACCATAGTCTGATGACACCTACCACCGATTTATAAAGGTAAAAATTATTTTGTCTGCAACATGTGCAACAACTTAATTGTGTGGTTGGTAACTTCGGTGTCATAATTTGAGCCAAAAAACACTTTGCTGTTATAATAACAAATTTCTTAGTTCTAAACTTAAAATGAAAACTAAACAAAAGATTTGCCTCATTTATTAAACAAGGAGAAGGTGAAATACAAGGTTCAAAGGCTCAACTCATTGCCCAACAGAACGTTATTACATCACTGAACTACTCTCGCGGTATGATATTTCTCAAATGCTCGACACCCATCTTGACCCAGAGCCTCGACTCTTCTCAATGCTCTTGAGGATGTAGAATGGAGGTGTCGACTTCTTTATGAAGACTTTGACATTCCACTCGCTCGTTCCAAATTACCCAACTAACAAGCATGGTGAGAAACAATGCCATGGCCTTCTGGTGCATGATGTTTGGTCTCGACATATTTGTTGGGGAACACAatctttcaaaaaaaaatcctatgatcacgcaagatctatctaggagattcatagcaacgagagaggagagtgtgtccacgtaccctcgtagactgaaagaggaatcgtttagtaacgcggttgatgtagtcgaacgtctttgcgatccaaccgatcaagtaccgaacggacggcacctccgcgatctgcacacgttcagctcggtgacgttcctcatactcttgatcaagctgaggccgagggtgagttgcgtcagcacgacggtgtgttgacaatgatgatgaagttaccgacgcagggcttcgcctaagcactacgacaatatgaccgaggtggaaaactatggaggggggcaccgcacacggctaaagatcaacttgtgtgtccatgggatgccccctcccccatatataaaggagagaggaggggagggccggtcggcccctagggcgcgccccaagagggggaatcctactcctagtaggagtaggttccccctttcctagtccaactaggagaagaaggaaggagagggagaggggagggaaagaggggccgcaccctcctacatattctacaaagatctttattggtcaaaccgcataacaatatatgttgttccctttgtcatcggtatgttacttacccgagattcgattatcggtatcatcatacctagttcaatctcattaccggcaagtctctttactcgttccgtaatgcatcatcccgcaactaactcattagtcacattgcttgcaaggctcatagtgatgtgcattaccgagagggcccagagatacctctctgatacacggagtgacaaatcctaatatcgatctatgccaactcaacaaacaccatcggagacacctgtagagcatctttataatcacccagttacgttgtgacgtttgatagcacacaatgtgttcctccagtattcgggagttgcataatcgcatagtcataggaacatgtataagtcatgaagaaagcaatagcaataaactaaatgatcatggtgctaagctaatagatgggtctagtccatcacatcattctctaatgatgtgattccgttcatcaaatgacaacacatgtccatggctaggaaacttaaccatctttgattaacgagctagtcaagtagaggcatactagggacactctgtttgtctatgtattcacacatgtactaagtttccggttaatacaattctagcatgaataataaacatttatcatgatataaggaaatataaataacaactttattattgcctctagggcataattCCTTCAGGTTGAaacacataagcatcgcagccccaaactttaagaaacgacaacttgggtttcttgccaaaccacggttcatatggtgtcgtctcaacggatttttatgatgccctatttaacgtgaatgcagccgtctctaaagcataaccccaaaatgatagcggtaaatcagtaagagatgttggaaatatggcAGGTACTATAATTAATATAATTCCAAATTTATGTGAGACTGATGACAAGGACAGATCTAATAGATTTATACATGCAGTTACGTAGATGAAATCTAACAGAGTAAATGAAAAGGACATGGACTGAAGTCAACAAGATCACATAAAATATAACTGATCACAAAAGGATTTCTTACAGCGGGGTTGATGATGAGATCGCAGTGCAGACGGAGATGTCGATGGAGAGTTGATGATGAAGAGATCGCAGTGCAGACGGAGATGTCGATGGAGAGTTGATGATGAACTGATTGCAGTGAAGACGGATGTAGTCAAGGAAGATAGAGCAGTCATGCGGATGCACTGCCTAGAAACTTTATCGCCCGGCTACCCGTGCAGGTTGCAGATGCTGGGGAAAGTCCAGAGACTACTGCTCTCCTCGCCCTGCTGCACGGCAGGGAGAGGATCGACgaaggtcgacggcggcggcgcagATGAGAACGCTTTAGGGTTGTGTGTTTCCTGCAGAGTCTCTGGCGAGAAGGACATCTCCCTCTTATAGACTCGGATGGATAATCCCCACGCTGCACGATCTGCCTATATCCTAGGATCCGCCCCCTTGGATATCTCCATCACGAACGAATCTGTAACCACACGTAAACGTGCGAGTCTATCCTCGGTTCGTGCATGAGACAGACGCGGGTGGATAAGAGTAAAAACTGCGCgatgaaaaataataaaaaatgcATTTTATTAGGCCACGGTCGCGCTTGCCTCGCCAAAGTCACAAGTCACGCGTAATTAAACGTGAATAAATGCAAAATGCGAGCGACCGCATGCGCGCGTGTGGGCGTGTGATGTATACTTGCATCTTTAGTTATCCCAATCAAGAGAACCACGAGAGGCCTCCTTATATGCAGGTAGAACTCTTGCTCCcttagcgatgtgggactaaactcccacaTGGCTGTCCACCCCCTTGACTTCTCTCCAATTCCGAAATTAATTTGGGCCTAATCTGAGTAGAAAGCCCATTAATTCCAACAATCCCCACCAAGAAGTCAAGGTCTACAATTTGTTCTCATCCGGCTTTTATATACCGGTTTTTAAAGTATAGACCCATCTCGGGTTGATCTATACCTAGTACTCCATGATCCACTCCTCTTACAACTAGGCAATGGACACTGCCTTGAATTGCCAGTCTTGTGTAGAAGATATTCACCTGAAGGCATCACTGATACTAGGCCGCCTTGATCCACGCCTAAGGTTTGGAGCGTTACGGTCGTGCTCCCTAGTCCTTTAATGAGCTCATTAGAGATCACCCAAATCTCATGTACTGCGACCTCACAGTTAAGCTCACATAGGTGTGTTCTTTCAAGAATACCCTGCAGGACGGTATCTTTCCGAAGTGTTTCGGCATTAGAACATATTAAGACAGAAGTCAGCCTCCCATGCATTACTTAGAGTACTCATCTCAGCGGGAAATGGAAAGATACATATGTACTCTCTCCTGTTGCTCTAACAACTTGTTTTTTCCTTTtcctaattcacgggatctccgatcacataggcCGGGTTTCTGTAGTCGTGCAACTCAGGTGGGTCTCAAGCCCATTTCCCTTGATGCTCCATCTATCACTGAACGTGATAGCCCCTTTGTAAAGAGATCCACCAGGTTTTTAGTAGTGTTAATATAATCAACGGCGATCACTCCTTTACGTCTCAAGTTCCTGACAGATTTGATACGCCGTTTCACATGTCTTGATGACTTCAGATTATCCTTCGAACTTTTAACCTTAGTGATCACGGTTTGGTTATCACAGTTCAGAAGGATGGCCGGAATTGGTTTTTCAACCATTGGGAAATCACTCAAGAGTTCATGCAGCCACTCTGCCTCAATAGTAGCTGTGTCAAGTGCTACAAGCTCAACCTCCATATTAGACCTCATCAAGATAGTCTGCTGGCGAGACCTCCAAGAGATTGCAGCACCGCCAAAAGTAAATATATATCCACTAGTGGCTTTGATCTCATCTGCATCTGAGATCCAATTTGCATCACTATACCCTTCTGGTACATCAGGGTACCCTTTATAGTGTAGTCCATACGTTGTGGTTCCTCTCAAATACCTCATTACTCGTTCTAGTGCAGTCTAGTGATCATTTCCCGGATTTGAATTAAACCGGCTCAAACTTGCTAACCGCAAATGAAATGTCAGGTCTAGTTGCAGAAGCAAGGTACATGAGGGAACCAACAATCTGAGAGTATTTTAGCTGCTCGACCCCTTGTCCTCTGTTCTTTCGAAGCTTTAGACTTGGGTCATAAGGAGTTGGAGATGTTCTAGAGTCCTTAAAACCAAACCGACTCAGGATTTTCTCCACATAATGTGACTGACTTAATGTAATCCCATTCTCATTCATTTGCATCTTTATGTTTAAAATAACATCTGCCTCTCCCAAATCTTTCATATCAAAGTTTTGAGACAAGAAGGATTTAACATCATTTATAACATCCATATCGGTCCCAAAAATTAATATGTCATCAACGTATAAGCATAAGATTACACCCTTACCCCCACCATATTTATAGTACGCACATTCGTCTCCTTCATTCACCACAAAGCCTGCCGAAGTAAGAGTTTTGTCAAATTTTTCATGCCACTGCTTCGGCGCCTTCTTGAGGCCATAGAGTGATTTCTTCAATCTACACACCATGTTCTCTTGCCCGGTTGCTACAAAACCATCAGGTTGCTGCATATAAATTTCCTCATCAagctctccatttaggaaagctgtcttcacatccatttgatggaTTAGGAATTTATAAGAGGCTGCTAGTGCAATCAGCACCCGAATTGTACTCATCCTAGCAACAGGCGAGTATGTATCAAAGAAATcctcaccttccttttgggtaaaACTCTTGGCCACTAGTCTAGCCTTATACTTTTCAATGGTACCATCAGGTCTTAACTTCCTTTTAAATATCCATTTGCAACCAATATGTTTACAACCCATCAGTCGTGGACAGATTTCCCATGTTTCTTTAGTGAGAATGGAATCCATTTCACTTTGGACTGCCTCCTTCCAATCATCAGCATCTAGGGATGCATATGCTTCAGAAAGAGTTCCGGGAACATCATCCACGAGGCACACAACAAAGTCATCTCCAAAGGACTTTTTAGTCCGTTGTCTCTTGCTC contains:
- the LOC125541603 gene encoding uncharacterized protein LOC125541603 produces the protein MGKGRSCRYGSERLLYPVQASGHHVAGAADHLADLDEEDVWSVLAAPAPDSNRSTGSARQPEQDRRGRWTAGGLSLAFEATASTPAGRHHHHVASSAPVRVPEWPAARFPAGSGGEQHGYGVSCREEEGEWMAPHEYLQAQARSSGRGTAAPSVFEGVGRTLKGRDLSRVRDAVWSNTGFFG